The DNA segment AGCTTGCCCCGAGAAATGTGAGGTCTCTCGCATCTCCCTCCTTAACCCTTTGAAAAGTTTTAGGGAcaactttctttattttacccATAACCCTAAAGGTCAACTTGAACAAGCTGTGACGTGCTCACCTGAAAGAAATCAGAGCTTCGTTATAGAGCCCCGTGACGTTGTCATACGTGGAGGGCTTTATGAAGGGGGAGCAGTGGTCATGTGCCCGGCAGCACGAGTCAGTCTTAGCATAGAAGCcaagtttttttctatttcccgTTGCAGCATTGCCTGGACCACACCACAACGTTCCTGTTTGGtgataaaatatgcaaatggtCTCATTAGAGATATGCATAGATATACGTACGGTCTTACTACTACttacacatacaaaataatacaaacataattACTGTGTTAATCGCGTGACAGGTGGTACAGCACTAGCCCCTAGTGCTGTAGAGGTGTACAGATAATATTTGCCCTTTTGTGATTAGATACAATTATTATATTGCTAGTGCCAGTAGTGTGAACCatgattttatctttattaGTACTGATGCCTCCCTCGCCCCCCATATACACTTATGCTGTCCGACAGTCTGCTGATGAGGTCCGACAGTCTGCTGATGAGGTCCTGCAGCTGACTTGCTGCCTACCATCAGGTGGAGGTCGTCTGCAAAACACAAATTCAACTGAGGTCTCCCGCCGATGGAGACTTCAGAGCAGACAGAAGCACAGTTGAGCAAATCTTCAATAGCCGCATCCTGATCGAAAAGCATCTCCAGACTCGCAGAGGACTCTACCATAAACCGACTTTAAAAAGACTTTCGATCGAGTCTGGCTCGAGAGGCTTTGACATGTGATGCGGAAAATCAGCATCGACGAGGATCTCGTTTGAAGAATAATACTATTTGGCAAAAGCTAATTTACGAACATAATTTAATGAAAGAGGCCCGTAAGGTCGCCTCCCTCTGTGTGGGGGGTAGGGTCGCGtgcgtgcatacatgtgtgtgtttgtgtgaacagtgaacacccAAGCTACTACTCAGCTACATTGTGCGCGTTGAAAGCTTTCTTTGGCAAATAGGACAACATTTACCTggaaaaattatgttaaatgaTCGTTTCTGTCGTAAGAGGTGGATTTTATTCTTCATGAAGTCATGACACATGGAAATGACACCGTGGAGGTCGTCAGCTGAACAGACGAGAACCTGTTTGGGCTCGTGTTGCAGGGGTATATCTGCAAGATTTCTGCAAATGAGAGAAAtattctggtaaaaaaaaattcattagtGTCCTctcaaaaacgaaaacaaacccAGAAAGCAGACGATTTGATTTTAGCTTGATTTCAGgtgatcttttttatttttgtttcgaCGAAAGACTTAACGTATGTTAATTGAATGTTCAGaagataaaacatctttgccgACGAACAGATGCAGCTACGCCATACGCCAACATCCAGAGGGAGGAAAGATAACAGGGAGAGGACACAGCGACATTCTGACACCATTCTTTCTAGAGTTTAACGTTACAAGACTTTGCCCTGAAAGCAAATTAGCCTCCCTATTCTAAACAATTGTCCGGGATTCGCAAGTCATTAATTGCAGGGGACAGGCCGTTGCACTTGAGAAATAACATAGACATGCAGACGTGCAACCCTAAGCCAGACCTGCTGactttttgtgtatgtgcaaagtTTACACAGAAAATAGCAAAGTTGAGGCTCGCCTTCACCCGACCTCTTTCGAGAGGATGTGAACCTTCATTAACCGGCATCAAGTGCTGGGACTGAAGGGGAACATGTACTCTTGTGACGTCATTTCAACTGGATGCTGGGAGAGGGACCTGGTTTGTAAATATCTTTGATTGAATACTTAATATTTCAATTCAAGTTTTAGGAGGACGAGTCGAACATGACTGTTTTTAGGAGGGAAACTACAAATCCTTGggtaaagttatttaaaacGTTTTGTTTGACATTGTCGCAGTTTCACAAATAGACTCGAAAGTtacagcaagagagagagagaaactatatgaaaggagagagagagagagaaacagctTTGTCCTGTTATTTGTCGCTGACACTCTTGCAGTCCTTTAGCACGATAAAACACACTTTAGCGGTTAGTGCTATCCACAATGAACAAAGTAAAGTTTTTGAACTTACCTGTCAGAATATACAAAGCATAGAGAAGAGTTTGAACCGTCTTTGTCCTTTTCCCATGACACGACTCGTTCCTCGTCGGTGACAATAAGTGGGTTGACTTCATCCCAGTAAGAAAGAGGATCCTGGCAAGTGGTTGTCGCCTGCTGTCCGTGAAGCGTCAGGCCGCTACCTCCGTAACCTCCGTACAGCAAACAGAAGAGGAGCACCGCATGGTGGAAGGAGACTCGAACCCTTGCTCGCCTGACGCTGTACACTAGTGGCTCAGACACAGAGTTGAGTGAACTCGACATGCTGACCTTCTTTATTTTCCCCTTCACCAGGCTGGTTCGGCTTCGTGCTCTGCTGATGCggttgtaaaaagaaaaaaggaccAGCTAGGAGTAAAGCAAACCTATTAGTGTCCAGCACTGTCCTTCAACGGTCTTCACCGGGACGCGGTGTCTTCTTCGTTACAACTCAGGAcgttttcttcctccttttgtGCATACATTGCGTCTGCCCACGCGCAGGTGAGCTAATATAAGTTAATGCTGTCACAGCCAGAGTCAAACGGAGCAGTTTGACATTTGACAcggaactgaaaaaaaaaaaaaaccaacaacaacacacacaaagatagaacagaatgaaagaaaaagacggAATTCGGGAGgtactaaacacacacacgcactgctTGCCAACTCAAAAATTCTGTTAAAggttttaaatgttaattaaattatattattaaatgtgtCAATCAATTATGTTGTTATACtaattaacaaataattaataacGGATATGTGATTTATAATCTACCATAATCACACTCACTAAGGAGTGGATAAGACAAGTAGGATTCATGGACTGAAGACGGAGAAGGTAAGGATAAACAGCTAGTGCaggcaacaaaagacaaacacagaagacacaaagaggaatcagggaacaaaacAATatggatggagagtgtcataaatctgcagagaaagacgagcaggcggactGGTCAACTAACTATAATCACAACCCTTAAAACCATGTTGagtgg comes from the Pomacea canaliculata isolate SZHN2017 linkage group LG12, ASM307304v1, whole genome shotgun sequence genome and includes:
- the LOC112553369 gene encoding uncharacterized protein LOC112553369; its protein translation is MSSSLNSVSEPLVYSVRRARVRVSFHHAVLLFCLLYGGYGGSGLTLHGQQATTTCQDPLSYWDEVNPLIVTDEERVVSWEKDKDGSNSSLCFVYSDRNLADIPLQHEPKQVLVCSADDLHGVISMCHDFMKNKIHLLRQKRSFNIIFPGTLWCGPGNAATGNRKKLGFYAKTDSCCRAHDHCSPFIKPSTYDNVTGLYNEALISFRFHCKCDHAFKSCLRRSPEGVAAIVGGMYFNVFSNMCFDLLPDSENQRAEDLGSLDPSYSSSWQFVSPGRF